gtatttatatataaatggaaaatttacAGTTGAAAGCTCAATAACTAAAATGAAGAATTCATTAGTTAATAGCAGATTTGAGCTGGAAGAAGGAATTGGTGACCTTGAACATTTATCAGCAAGCATTATCCAGTCTGAGGAATATGTAGaaaaaagaacttctaaaatATCAACACCACCAAGATACCTGGGACATCTTATGGCCAAAATAACTTATGTTTGACCAGTAACTGGTTAGAGGTTGTGGTTAAGCAGTATTACTGAACATACCAACTATGCATGATTTCTAATGGGAGccagaaaggagaggggagagaaagacagggacaggaaaaaaaaaaaaaattgaagaaaggcCAAAAACTTCCCATGGTTGTTGAAAACTTCCAGACTATACATCTGAGAAGTTCAGTGAACTCCAGGTAGTATACATTCATCTAAGAGATATAATAGTCAAACTGTGGGAAGCTaataaaacaaagggaaaatcttgaaagcacctAGAGAGGTGACTCATGTATAGTGGATCCTTCATGATAAGATTAACAGCTGATTTCTCATTAAGAATAAATAGTGGCCAGAAAGCAGTGAGATGACATCTTCTAATTGCTGAAAACAAACATCAACCAAGAATTTTTATATCCAACAAAACTGTCCATCAAAAATGAAGGCAATATAAATATATCTCCAGATAAATGAATGGAATTTATTGCTCTCAGACCTACCTTACAGTAAGACATACTAAAAGAAGTCTTTTGGGCTGAAAGAAAAGGACCATGTGTAATCCAAATTCACAGAACAAATAGAGAGCCCTGGTAAAGGTGCTTGTGTGTGTAAAAAAAcagtgtattcattttcttttgctgttcaaCAAAACAAATTACACAAACAATTTAatacaacacatatttattaccTCACAATTGTAAGGTGTTGGCCAGACTGTTTTCATCTGTGGGTTTGACTGGAGAAGAATCTGCTTCTGGGCTCACTCAGGTGGTTAGCAGATTAATTCCCATGAGTGTATAGGACTGAGGGCCTCAGCTTCTTGTTGGCTATTGGCTGGAGGTTGGCTGTATTCCTAGAGATAACCTGCAGATTCTTGTCCCTGCAGGAGCCTTTCCCACCAAGGCTCCTTAGCTCCTCAAGGCAGCAAGGAGAGCTGCTGTCATGTGTCTGCTAGCATGATAGAGTCTCATATGTCATACTGTAACCTCAGCAGTGTTATCCCATCCATCACCTTGGCCAGATTCTCTCGGTTAGAAGGAAGTCATGGATCCTGCTCATACTCAAGGGGAAAGGCATGAACATGAAGAGGCAGGGATTATGGGAGGGGCCACCTGAGAATCCTTCTGTCATAGacaatataaatatgttttcctccttttcatcTCCTAATAGAcaacaacataaaataataattgtaaaacTGTTGTTGGACTTATataaagatgtaatatatatGGCAGTAATAGcacaaaggaagggagaggaaaggaggctaTATGGGAGCAGTTTCTATATACTGctaaaattaaagcaaaagtaaaaataggaatgaaataatagaagaaaTCAGCAGAATTGAGAATGgagaaaattgataaaacaagaaaaagctggttctttgaaaagatcaacaattGGTAAATCTCTAGCTAGACTGAtgataaaaacaagagaaaagacacATAACCAATATCAGGTATGGAAAAAAATGATCCTATAGATGTTAAAAGGATAGTAAGGAATGTAATGAACACCTTTCTGtcatttagaagaaatggacagattcatTGAAAGCCACAGACTGCTAAAACTGAtccaaggaaaaaagaacaacttaatagccttaaatataaagaaatacttCTTTGTATAATTAAAAGTTTCCACTAAAAATACCCTTCAAGCCCAGCTGCCATCTCTgttgaattatttcaaatattaaaggaataaaCAATAACAACACTGCTCCTGCTCTTTGAGGAAATACTTTGAAACTTGTTATATAAAGTTTCAAATTAAATGCAGACACTGcaagaaatgaaaaccacagacCAGTATCTCTCATGGCAGTAGATAGAAAAATCCTTAAGATACTGTAAAATGCCTTCCATTGTTATATAAAAAAGGATACTACTTCAAGGCCAAGTgtttatcccaggaatacaaGGTTTAACATCTGAAAAATCAACCTGATGAGTAATTTAccttattaatagaataaaagtaaATACCAAATGATTACTTCAGTAGATGCAGAAAGTGCATGTGGCAATATAATATACACATTCATTATAAAGACTTTCAGCAGACCAGAAGCAGAAGAGAACTTACATACCCTGTAAAAAACTATAACTTACATCATAGTAAATGGTGAACTGCTGAAcgctttccctctaagatcaggaacaagacaagggtgtaTGCATTTACTACATTTATTCAGCATTCTGTTGTTCAAGTAAGAGTACTAAAATTGGAAAGGTAGAAGTAAAGCTGTCTTTATTTGCAGAGAACATAATTGTGTTTTTAGAAAATCGTAAGCAAAAAAAGGTGCTAGAACTAAAAAGTGAGTTTAGGTTACGAATACACAGGAAAATAGGcgaaattcaattttatttctctatacCATCAGTTTACATTTGGAAAATGTGAAAACCATTATGATAGCATCAAAACtcaaaatgtaataaaagtaaCTACTGGTGTGCAATACTTGAACACTCAAAAgtacaaaacattgctgaggGAAATTAAAGAACACCTAAATAAATAGGTATTCTGTGTTCATGGTTTGGAAGAATAAACATTATTTAGATAATTTTAGAGATTTACATGTTTAGCGTTGGTAGAGTTCCAGTCAAGCTTCTAGCAGGCTTGTTTGAAGAAATTGGTAGGTTAGGTCTAAAATTTGTTGGCCAAAACAGTTTTAAAGGAGGTTTGAGGTTGTATACCACCTCTTATAAAAACTTACAATAatgctgcagtaatcaagacaatctGGTATTGGTGTATGTATATACCtttagatcagtggaacagaatagagctcagaaatagacccacacttGTAAATTGACTTTTGGCAAAGGCAGCAGGATAAATCATTGAGGAAAGAGTCTTTTAAACAGATTGTGCGGGAACAACTGgatatttatatggaaaataatGAACCTTGACTTGATCTCACGCTGTACATAGAAATCAGCTAGCAATGGATCATTGCCCTAAGTCAAAGagttaaaagtataaaacttctagaagaaaacaaaatctatgtGATGTTGCGTTGGGCAAAGATTCCGTAAGCaggacacaaaaagcacaaaccatagaaagaaaaattgaaaacttgATCAGAATATAAAACTTTTACTCTTCAGAAGACAcagtagagaaaatgaaaaggcaagcaataaattaggagaaaatatttacaaaatgtatCTGACAAAAGGGCTTGTGTCCAGTATGTACACAATTAAGTTTTAAACTCAATAATGAGAAAACAATACAATGAGAATGGGTAAATGGTTTCaacagacacttcacaaaagaaaacatatgaataAGCCCGgtatcactagtcatcagggaaatgtaaattaaaatcccAGTCAGTTACCACTTTGTACTCAGAATTGGTTAAAATTCAAATTACTGATACCAAATATTAGTGAAGATGTGGAACATTTGGAATTttcatatactgctggtgggaatgtaatcttTTATAGTCACTTACTAAAAACGGTTTGGCACTTTTTTAGGAAGTTAAATGCACATCGACCCAGCAGTTCTCTCCTAGGTATTTtcccaagtgaaatgaaaatgtatccACCAACAGACTTGTATATGAATATTCACAGTAGCCTTATTCATTATAGCCTCAAACTGGGAATAACCCTTTGTCCATATGCTAGggactatataaataaatagttgtAAACTCATACTATGGAATACTGTTCAGCAGTGTAAAAGGATGAACTTTCTGATGAATAGTAATGTGGATCAATTTCAAAAACATCATGAtgggtgaaataagtcaaatgcAAAATCCTACATAcgctgtatgattccacttatatgaaattctagaaagacCAAACATTAGTGGTTGCCTGAGGCCCAGAGTCTGGGCAGAAAATTGACTAGAAAGAGGCGGGAAGGAACTTTTTGAGATGGATGGAAATATTTTGACCATGGCAGTAGTTACATGGCTCTATACAATTTATCCAAGATCATGAACCTGTACCGTTAAAATGGGTCAGTTTTACTGTACCTCAAAAAAGccattggaaagaaagaaaccacattGTTGTAGaatgtttctttgcttttatttatatactttcaaACTTTTCAATAGATTTAAATGAGGTTTTTGAAACTGCTACAATTTGTATTAAATAGGTTGCACCTAGGGGGAGAAAGCTTGCCAAAGTGGACGAAGTTAGTGAGGTTGACGGGGCTACCATGTTAGAGTTCAGGAGGGGTTTCCTGATGAAGGAATTTGAGCAGACAACAGGTGAAGTGACGACAATTCAGTCAAACAAGGACTCATGTGCCTTGTGTGATCCTGACAGAAGTTATATCTAGGTGTTTTGCTACTATTATAAGTAAGATCTTTTTCTTATTGCATTgactaataataatttttaaattaataattttttcatctttacttGTCTTTCCCCTTTGTTAATTCCTCAAGGAAAGTAACTGCACAGATTTTATGTGTTGTTAACCGACAGTCTTCCTTCTGTACTGTGTTTCCCGTGTGTACTCGGTTAATGCATTTTAAACTTAGACCATGCTTTATTtgttaaatctttgtttttcctaGCTCAGTAGAGCATCCAGATgtaagtagaatctaaaaaaggcCTAAAGTAGAAAACCAAAGATGCAAGTGCAATTTCATgtaacataattttaattttactatcaAATAGAATGAGTGTAGGATGCACACAGACTGCTTACTGACACCTTTAAAGGCACCCCCAGTGGATGAAAGGTAGGAGAAGAAGGTATTCTTAAATTTCACTAGCAGATTAAGAGAGAATGTCTGGAAAGCAGTTGACTGGTCATGTATAGATTAGAAATGCAGTCTTGGCAAGATTTGCAGTTTCATTTGAATAGATGTCTTTTAGATGCCATGCCTGTGTTTAATTAGTCTACTTTTAGGTAAATGTGgtatctgagcagcatctgtcaAAACGGGAATATTAGTAGCTCATGTTTATGACTTGCCAGTAGGTGGCAGCAATGTGCTTTGTTTAAAtgttcttgcttattttttttttttttgtcacatagTGAATATGtgctgtatatttttcttttagttgaagACCAGTGCAGATGTGATACCCTGATTTTCTTTAAGCAGATAAAATTAATATTGCTACTGTGTAATGTAAGtttatattaaatgattttagAAATTCAACTGATCCAGCTTACCTAAAAAAGTGTTAACTTTTTACAGGTTTGTTTCAACTACATCTTAATTGAAATTTGTATTCTCCAcagttttattactattttacatatagttttCTGCCTCATAGGTTTTGCTAAGAGAGCAGACTTCATAAAATttgatttcataaaatgttttagaactaAGCAACACTGTACTAAATAGTCCATGAGTGTTTGATCATATAATTTTGGaggcttttcatttgtttgtttgtagaacgtgcatgaatttttttttttatgaacaaatgaaaaattaaggatGACTCTTGTGAGAAGAaagcattttattgtattttatttttgtctttttaggggtgcacctgtggcatatggaggttcccaggctaggggtctaataggagctgtagctgctggcctacaccacagccacagcaacaccagagccaagccgtgtctgtgacctacaccacagctcacggcaacgccggatccttaacccgatgagcaaggccagggatctaacctgcaacctcatggttcctagtaggattcatttctgctgcaccatgatgggaactccaggagaaagCATTTTAATCCTAGGTAGTTAGGTCTGCCCAGTTATCTTCACATGGAATTGCTGGCCTCCAGGAAGTGACCTGCATCCTCTGAGAGTTCTTGCCCCTTTTCTGCCCCTGCTCAGGAAAGCCAGGAGGATGAGTAGTGTGCAGAACTGACCCCTGGCTTCAGGAAAGATTGGGGGCAGGTGACAAAATTTCTGTGACTTGAGAAGTAACATAGCTGAtaaatcatttttgtttctttctctcttttatttcttttctttcttcaagagATCTGTCAATTTAGGAGAGAGTTTTGAAagtgttttagaaaataatatttatacagTGCTGAGGTTTCTCCCAACTTTTCACACAATGTGTGCTGCTTAACTCTTACCAAGATTCTTGTAAAATGGAGAATTCAGAATAGACTTTTATCTTATGAAAACATGATTTATCAAGATCACTTAGCATATATCTTACAAGCTTTGGAATTTTTACAGACcacagaaaaactttttttttttttaaactaatacaGCCTAAAACAACACAGTCTGCCAGACCGCAGTACATCCGTAATTTAGAGCAGCAGATGTTGCTACACATGCTTCTCTTTAAGACCAAGAAGAAgcacaagagaaaataaaaagttcaaaacagAAGAGAAGCATGAAACAGTACAGAGATGAGGGAGTCGGGAAGCCAAGGGCAGTTGGTTCAATTAGCAAAGAGAAGGGATGTGGTGATCTGGACTCTGTTTTTTGTGTACATCTTCTAAACACTTTGTAAGTCATGTTCATCCTGTTAACCCAGCTTTGATAACTCTctagtaaaatttattttccattaaaactcTGCTTGGGTTAAGCTGAGAAGTACGTGGTATTCATTATACTGTTTCATCATTTCACATTTCGAACAAGAGTCGGCTAAGATGTGCCATCCCATGGCAGAGTTCATTGCTTTGTCACAGAGTCTgctaatgtttttccttttggttctCACTCTAGCTGATCCCACAGTGAAGGACTTAATCGGAGGCTTCACTGCTCTTCACTACGCAGCCATGCATGGCCGGGCCCGGATTGCACGCCTCATGTTGGAATCCGAATACAGGAGCGACATCATTAATGCCAAAAGCAATGATGGCTGGACCCCCCTGCATGTGGCAGCCCACTATGGTAGGGACTCATTCGTCCGACTCCTCCTGGAGTTCAAGGCTGAGGTCGACCCACTCAGTGATAAAGGCACAACACCGCTTCAGCTCGCCATTATCCGGGAGAGGTCGAGCTGTGTGAAGATCCTCCTAGACCACAATGCCAATATCGACATTCAGAACGGTTTCCTGTTGCGATACGCTGTGATCAAAAGCAATCACTCTTATTGCCGAATGTTCCTTCAAAGAGGAGCAGACACAAACTTGGGTCGCTTAGAAGATGGACAGACGCCATTACATCTGTCTGCCCTTAGGGATGACGTGCTTTGTGCGCGGATGTTATATAATTATGGAGCGGACACGAACACAAGGAACTATGAAGGACAGACCCCACTGGCTGTTTCAATAAGCATTTCTGGAAGTAGTCGACCGTGTTTGGATTTCTTACAGGAAGTCACAAGTATGTaatttaattattactattattacttttttttttttcaattgcatCTTCTGAGGAGCTTAAGGTGTTTAACAACTTAAAATGGACAGACATGAATGCTTCCTGTTAGCCCTACCTggtaagtaaaatgaaaagaaggcGCCACATCACAAGATTTCATAAAAAAACAGTTGTGTTACTAGAAGTAATGAGAGTAGATAGGGTGGGGtgagagaagaaatggagaaaaagaaacaggagaattttttaaattaacaaagatCGATGTTAGAACAAGGCACTTCCTGCTATTCATAAGCATAGTATTTCCAGGCTTTTGTGGAATTAAGATTGAGGAATTAGAAGGAGGATTTTGGATATTGGCATCCATAGCTATGAAAGTGAGCTAGAATTTGCGCGCTATGGCTAAGCTCTTGCTCatattttattgttgcttttctACTTCATTACAGTGTGGGACACATGAAATGGAACAGCAGTGTTATTTACTTACATATCTGAGTAATGCAGGTTAAGGGTTGTAAGGGTTGTAGCAATTGTTGTAAGGAAAAAATTAACTATCAGTGGAAAATATAGTGCCACTGTCCCTGGCCCACACAGGACATTGTAACTGACCTGTTTTTGTGCAAACAGGCACTTTTTTTTAAGCCAGGAAGTGTCCAACCCACCATGTGTAGCGATGCGTGTGTTGTAttatttcccttccctccccttcccattgtggccagggcatgtggaagttaccaggccagatattgaacctgcaccacagcagcaactagagccacagcagttaacAATGCCTtattcttaacgcactgtgccaccaaggaactccacatGTACCTTTAAAATTAGGGCAGATAGAAAAATGGATGTGACTGCCTCTTTGTGTTTGAGTTCTTCACTACATATAGAGCAGAGCCATGCACCTAGTAGGTCCTCAGTAAGTGTGGGTTGGCTGATTGCTTCCATAAAGGATAGTGGCTGAGCAGACTTGGTTGGGGTGCTTTTCGGAAATGAGGCACCATCTGTCCTTGGAAGGCTGTCCTTGGAGGTTATCCTTTGTCTTCAGATGCTGCAGTCTAATTTGTTACTTCTTGACTCTGCCATCAGTGCTGTTTTCTATCAAAAGCAGATTAAGTGCTTCTGATTCACCTGTGCattatttcttagattttcttttcttagtgaATAATTCTGTGTTAGGAGGACTGACTGCAGCAGATGCTCTTTGGAGCTCTGTCCTTGCTGTCTCTTAAAAACCAGAGTGAAAGAAGGTTGGGTGGTTCAGGGTGCATCAAGTCAAATCTCGGAGCGCCTCCTGGTCTCTGATGCTGCCCAGCAAACCCCGCAGCTCTCCAGGCACAGAGTGTGTGGATTTGCATCTGAGAACTCAGACCTCTGAGCTGTGAGGACAGCAGAAATGCCACTTGGTCATCTTTACCCCGGGCAtagcaaattatttaaattggAAGAGCTCAAGATAGTCATCATCCTAGAATCTAAAAGCTACTGTGGCTTTTTAGAAAAACTGCCATAAAAACTTTCCGTAAAAACACAGCAGGTCAAGTGGCTTAGCTTTAAAGTGGTATCTGTGGATGCCTTGTTGATCTCAAGCAGAGGGAGAAGCCTCAAAGAGCTGTTCTTACTCTTCAGAGAGACTTCCAGAAACCTCTTCTAAAATAGCCAGAGCTCAATGTGGTCTCCTCCAGAAAGCCAGTCAGCTGAAGGAGCA
The nucleotide sequence above comes from Phacochoerus africanus isolate WHEZ1 chromosome 2, ROS_Pafr_v1, whole genome shotgun sequence. Encoded proteins:
- the ASB7 gene encoding ankyrin repeat and SOCS box protein 7; its protein translation is MLHHHCRRNPELQEELQIQAAVAAGDVHTVRKMLEQGYSPNGRDANGWTLLHFSAARGKERCVRVFLEHGADPTVKDLIGGFTALHYAAMHGRARIARLMLESEYRSDIINAKSNDGWTPLHVAAHYGRDSFVRLLLEFKAEVDPLSDKGTTPLQLAIIRERSSCVKILLDHNANIDIQNGFLLRYAVIKSNHSYCRMFLQRGADTNLGRLEDGQTPLHLSALRDDVLCARMLYNYGADTNTRNYEGQTPLAVSISISGSSRPCLDFLQEVTRQPRNLQDLCRIKIRQCIGLQNLKLLDELPIAKVMKDYLKHKFDDI